One stretch of Cheilinus undulatus linkage group 5, ASM1832078v1, whole genome shotgun sequence DNA includes these proteins:
- the pcna gene encoding proliferating cell nuclear antigen, protein MFEARLVQGSILKKVLEALKDLITEACWDVSSSGISLQSMDSSHVSLVQLTLRHDGFDSYRCDRNLAMGVNLSSMSKILKCAGNEDIITLRAEDNADTLALVFETLNQEKVSDYEMKLMDLDVEQLGIPEQEYSCVVKMPSGEFARICRDLSQIGDAVMISCAKDGVKFSATGELGTGNVKLSQTSNVDKEDEAVTIEMNEPVQLIFALNYLNFFTKATPLSKTVTLSMSADIPLVVEYKIADMGHVKYYLAPKIDEEAS, encoded by the exons ATGTTTGAGGCACGCCTGGTCCAGGGATCCATCCTGAAGAAGGTGCTAGAGGCTCTGAAGGATCTGATCACAGAAGCCTGCTGGGATGTCAGCTCGTCCGGTATCTCCCTGCAGAGCATGGACTCTTCTCATGTGTCTCTGGTCCAGCTAACCCTGCGACATGATGGTTTCGACTCATACCGCTGTGACAGAAACCTCGCCATGGGAGTCAACCTCAGCAG CATGTCAAAAATCCTGAAGTGTGCGGGAAATGAAGACATCATCACCCTCAGAGCAGAAGACAATGCAGACACACTTGCCCTTGTGTTTGAGACACTCA atcAGGAGAAAGTGTCAGATTATGAGATGAAGCTGATGGACTTGGATGTGGAGCAGCTTGGTATTCCA GAGCAGGAGTACAGCTGTGTAGTGAAGATGCCCTCTGGGGAGTTTGCCCGCATCTGCCGTGACCTGTCCCAGATTGGCGACGCCGTCATGATCTCCTGCGCCAAGGATGGAGTCAAGTTCTCTGCCACTGGAGAGCTGGGCACAGGAAACGTCAAGCTGTCCCAGACCAGCAATGTAGACAAAGAGGATGAGGCA GTCACTATTGAGATGAATGAGCCTGTCCAACTGATCTTCGCCCTCAACTACCTGAACTTCTTCACCAAGGCCACGCCGCTGTCAAAGACAGTCACCCTCAGCATGTCTGCTGACATCCCCCTCG TGGTGGAGTACAAGATTGCTGACATGGGACATGTCAAATACTACTTGGCACCGAAAATCGATGAAGAGGCCTCTTAA